In Candidatus Zixiibacteriota bacterium, the DNA window ATCCAGGGAATGACGGTCGAAGAGGTTAAGGGCTTCGGCCGCCAGAAGGGCCATACCGAGCTCTATCGCGGCGCCGAATACTCGGTCGATTTCCTTCCCAAGGTCAAAATCGAGGTCCTGGTGCCCGATGAGAAAGTGCCGGGAGTCGTGGAGGTGATCGCCGAGACAGCGCGCACGGGAAAGATCGGCGACGGGAAAATCTTTGTTACATCAGTGGAAGAGATCATACGAATCCGAACGGGAGAAAAGGGCGACGAGGCCATTTAACCACTGAGAGCACCGAGGCAAAAGGGGAGGTTGGAATGAAACGGGCGAAAACATTCGCGTTGATTTTGTTGCTGTCAGCGACGATGGGATTGTTTTTTACGTGGAGCGTTTCCGACGCGCAGCAGCCTGCCGGGCCCGTCACCGGAGAAGCTCCGAGTGCCGAGGCGGCTCCGATGCCTTCTCCGGCGGCGAAAGACGACCCCGCCAGGATTCCGGTGCAGTTCACCCAGGGGCTGCTGGACCAGATCGGCGGCGCAAAGATCGCGATGGACACGATGTGGACTTTGATCGCGGGGATGCTGGTTTTTTTCATGAACCTGGGCTTCGCCTGCGTCGAATCGGGCCTGTGCCGCGCAAAAAACACGGTGACCATTCTCGCCAAGAATTTCGTCGTCTTCGCGGCAGCGTCCATTGCGTTCCTGGTCTTGGGTTGGGGGCTCATGTTCGGTGACGGCAATCCGTTTTTCGGAACCCAGGGACTGTGGTTCGTTGGAGGCAGCGACAATAGCCCCGCCACAGGCGATGCCTATAAAGGCGTGTATTCGTCCATCAACTGGACGGGCGTTCCTCTGTGGACGAAGTTCTTTTTTCAGCTTGTCTTTGCCGGAACGGCAGCCACCATCGTCTCCGGAGCAGTCGCGGAAAGAATCAAATTCGGCGCCTTCTACATTTTCAGCTTTATAATGGTCGCCGTCATCTATCCCGTCGCAGGCCACTGGATTTGGGGCGGCGGTTGGTTGGCAAAGCTCGGCATGTTCGACTTCGCCGGCTCCACGGTCGTTCACTCGGTCGGCGGGTGGGCTGCCCTGGCGGGAGCGATGATCCTCGGGCCACGCATCGGCAAATACGGCAAGGACGGAAAGGTCCTTCCCATCCCGGGGCACAGCATTGCCTTGGCGACGGTCGGTGTTTTTGTGCTGTGGTTCGGCTGGTTCGGCTTCAATCCGGGCAGCACGATGGCGGCCGATCCGGGGGCGATCGGTCGGATCGCGGTAGCAACCAATACCGCGGCG includes these proteins:
- a CDS encoding P-II family nitrogen regulator gives rise to the protein MKMIEAIIKPFKLEEVKEALTRIGIQGMTVEEVKGFGRQKGHTELYRGAEYSVDFLPKVKIEVLVPDEKVPGVVEVIAETARTGKIGDGKIFVTSVEEIIRIRTGEKGDEAI
- the amt gene encoding ammonium transporter, producing the protein MDTMWTLIAGMLVFFMNLGFACVESGLCRAKNTVTILAKNFVVFAAASIAFLVLGWGLMFGDGNPFFGTQGLWFVGGSDNSPATGDAYKGVYSSINWTGVPLWTKFFFQLVFAGTAATIVSGAVAERIKFGAFYIFSFIMVAVIYPVAGHWIWGGGWLAKLGMFDFAGSTVVHSVGGWAALAGAMILGPRIGKYGKDGKVLPIPGHSIALATVGVFVLWFGWFGFNPGSTMAADPGAIGRIAVATNTAAAAAAISASIAAWVLLGKPDLTMILNGALAGLVAITAPCAFVSVPSALIIGLIAGVLVVLSVLFFDKIRVDDPVGAISVHLVCGVFGTLAVGLFAQDQFTPNTTGNGLFFGGGARLLMVQLAGVVAVGVFVFVTSLAFWKAIKATVGIRVSPEEEIEGLDISEHGNIAYPDFVSALSGGSKFFGPAGGSGLEEPHVARPVTVLAPEGGKS